In the genome of bacterium, the window TGTTTTAATTTTTCAATTCCTTTTGTAATTTTCCCAACAATCTCAACTTTACTTGCAGGAATAATTTTATCTCCATAACTTATTGGAGTTGGCCCAAAAAACAAACAGAAACATTTACCAGTTGGCCAATATCCAATATCTCCTTTCTCAACTTCACTTACAGGCATTTCTAATTTTTCATCAACATCAACTTCAAAATAAATTTCATCTCCCCATAAGTTTGCTTTTGAACTAAATGGAATTTTCTCAATTATTTTTTTACCTAATTTTGTATCAAGAATTTCTCCTTCTACTTCAATATTCCCTATTTTGATTTTTATTTTTTCCATATATCCTCCTTCCTGCTTGACTGGTAAGATATTTAGCAAGCAACAGAACAATTTTATCAACACTTTCCTTAACTTCTTTACTTATTTCAGTTCCAAAAGATAAGTTTCCTGGTTGAATTCCAATAATTAAACATTTTTTAAAATTATATATACCTAAAAGGTCAGGTAAAGAAAAAGAATGAGTCGTAGTTGTATTTTTCATCAACTGGTCAGGATAAAATATTTTAATTTCTCCTATTTTCCCTTTAAAATTAACAGCATCAACTATAATTATATTGTCTGATTTTAATCTTTCTATTTTCCCAATGAAATTTTCAATTCCTTCTTCAACTACTAAAAAGTTTACTTTATCTGATTTAACTATTTCCATAAGTTTTTTAACAATAATATTTCCAGCATTATCATCACCTTTTAAAGGATTTCCAATTCCAATTATTACAACTTTCCCTTTTAGAAATTTTTTAATTTCCATTTTATCATAATACCTTAAAAGAAATATTATAGATATAATAATTCCACAGAGTAAAGTGAGATTTATGGAAGTTTGAGGATTTTATGAAGTTGAAGTTTAATCTGGTAGTTTAAATATGGGTTTTCTTTAATATACTTAATTATTAACTTACTAATTTTTTTATCGTTATTAACTGGTTGAAGTACTATATTTTTTCTTATTTCCTTATCAATAAATTTAAAGTCATCTTTCCCTGTTATTACATACTTAAATTCAGAGGCAACTTTTATAAATTTCTCATCATATCCATTTTTGTGATATTTTTTTCCCTGTTTTTTGGGACTTACTGTTATCCAGTCAAATTTTATATCCTGCCATATTGTCCCATTTGTTTCAATTGAGACAAAAAAGTTATTTTCTTTTAATTTTTCCAAAATTGGCTTTAATGGTTGTAAATATGGCTCTCCACCTGTAATACACACATTTTTACACCTATATTTCCCAGCTTTTTTTATTATTTCATCAATTTCTATTTTATATCCTTTTTTTAACGCATATTTTGTATCACACCAAGGACATTTTAAATTACACCCAGAAAAACGGATAAAAACAAAAGGGAATCCCTGTAATTTTCCTTCACCCTGAATTGAATAGAAAATTTCGCAGATATTATATTTCACTTCTTTTTCTATACCAATATCTCCAAAATAATTAAAATGATTTCATAACATCAATTATTTTTTCTATTTCTTCATCACTCATAATTGCTTTTAATTCAAGAACAACGCTTCTCTCCAAAAGTTCTTGACTTTTTGGATAGTTTCCACCACATATTTCAACATTTGCTGTAAAATGCCAGTAATTCAAAGTTGCCGGTGCCACTCCTCTTTCTCTCATTTTCTCTTTTAATTTTTCTGCTTTTTCTTTATCTGGCAAAAACATTGTTAGAAATGTAGAAATATCACCATCAACATCAAGTATTTCTCTAAATTCAATTCCATTTAAATTTTTTATTCCGTTTTTTATTTTATTTTTGTTTTCTTTATGTCTTCTTATTACTTCTGGTAATTTTTTTAATTGAGCAATACCTATTGCTCCCTGTAATTCGTTCATTCTAAAATTAAATCCATCTCTCAGCTTCTTTTCTTCGCCTCTTGATACACCAGGAAGATGTGGATGCCCATGGTCGTGGTAATAGTCCGCCTGTTTATATAATTCTTCATCATCAGTTACAACCATACCACCCTCCCCTGTTGTCATAACTTTTACATAATCAAAAGAAAAACATCCAATATCACCAAATGTTCCCAATTTTTTACCTTTATATAATGCCCCTGTACTCTGACAATTATCTTCAACAACTTTTAAATTTCTGTCTTTTGCTATTTCACAGATTTCTTCAATTCTGGAAGGTACCCCCATCATATGAACAGGCATAATTGCAACGGTTCTGTTGTTTATTTTTCTTTTTAAGTCATCAACATCCATATTAAGGGTTTTATCAATTTCACAAAGAACAGGAATAAACCCACTTTCCCTTATTGCTTCAATTGTTGCAGAAAATGTGAAACACTGAGTAATTATTTCTTTCCCTTTTGGTAAATTCAAACTTTCAAGTGCAACTTTTAAAGAAGATGACCCAGAAGAAACACCAAGTGAATATTTACTTCCAATAAATTTTGAAAATTCATTTTCAAATTCAACTACTTTAAAAATGCCTTCTCTTTCTTTTTCAAATCCATATCTGAAAATAACTTTCCTTTTCATAACATCAATAACTTCCTTTAATTCTTCATCACCAAATAATTCTCTACCTGGCATTTTCATCTCCTCCTTACATTTTTATTTTAATATTATATTTTATTCTAAAATATAATTTCTTGCAAATTCCATAAGAAAATCTAAATTGCACTATATCTATAAATAAACTAAAATATATAAAAAGAAAAAGAGGAATACAAAAATGAAGTTCAAAAGACATTATCAAATGACAAAAGGAGAATTAAATTTAACTCCTCTTGTTGATATAATTTTCCAGCAAATTATATATTTTATGTTGACTTCAAGTTTTATAATGCAGCCAGGAATAAAAATTAAACTTCCAAAAGCATCTACATCAACTGAAACAATCCAGAAACAAGAAATATATGTAAGTATATCAGAAGAAGGTATTATTTTTTATAATGGACAACCAGTAAAATTAGAGGAATTAGAGGAAATTTTCAGACAGGAAAAAGAAAGGAGGCAAAAACTTACTCTTGTTATAAAAGCAGATGAAAATACAAAACACGGAAGGGTTGTTCAGGTAATGGATACAGGAAGAAAACAAGGGATAGATAAAATTGCAGTAGCAACAACTCCAGAACTTTAATATAAAATGGAACCTAATCGTCTACTTCTTAAAACATTTACTATAAGTTTATTTTTCCATATTGTTGGCATATCACTTTTTTCTATTATATTTCCTATTCCCCCTTCTAAAACATTACCAATTGAAGTAACTCTCCTTCCACCTGCAATGGATAAGAAAATTCAATTAGAAACAACAGAAGTTCTCCCAAATCTTCCTGCTCTTGAAACAGTATCTCAGTCAGAAAAACTTGCTCAATCTGATAATAGCAGTGAAATTGTAAAAATTTCAGAAGAAAAATTTACTGGCTTTCCTGAATTTATTCCAACAACAAAAATTACAGGTGAATTTGAAATACCTCAATTTCAGGTAAAATTTCCGCCACTTCCATCAATAATACAACAGGCACAATCAGAAATAAGGACAAAATCAAATGAAATAATAGAAGGACCAATTGGAGAAAGAAAACTTATATATAAAGAACCAATTGAATATCCTGATTGGGCAGAGAAAAACGGTATTGAAGGTAATATAAAAATTAAATTTTGGGTAAAAGCAGATGGAAAAATAAGTGAAACAGAAATTATTACTTCATCAGGATATCCAGAACTTGATGTATATACAATGAATAAATTTATGAAATATCTTTTCCAGCCAATAAATAAAAATGAAGATGTCTGGGGTATTATAACTTTTATTTTCCGACTGAAATGATAAAAATAAATATTGATATTGCTTTAACATTTTACTTGATGTTACCAATAATAATTCTTACTTTCTGGATATTTTTTGAAAAAAGGGCAAATAAACCATTTGAAATTAAAAGTCATGATTATCTATGGCAATGTCCTATATGCTTTTATATGTATATTGACAGCAAGTCAGATAAAATATCAAGGTGTCCAAGATGTAAAACTCTTCACAAAAAAGGCGAAAAATTGTAAAATAATAAAAAATGGAGGAAAAATGATAACAGAAATAGGAATAGTAGCAGGAGAAATATGGAGCTATCTTGAAAA includes:
- a CDS encoding cyclophilin-like fold protein, whose product is MEKIKIKIGNIEVEGEILDTKLGKKIIEKIPFSSKANLWGDEIYFEVDVDEKLEMPVSEVEKGDIGYWPTGKCFCLFFGPTPISYGDKIIPASKVEIVGKITKGIEKLKQVKERDEIIVEKG
- a CDS encoding hydrogenase maturation protease, which codes for MEIKKFLKGKVVIIGIGNPLKGDDNAGNIIVKKLMEIVKSDKVNFLVVEEGIENFIGKIERLKSDNIIIVDAVNFKGKIGEIKIFYPDQLMKNTTTTHSFSLPDLLGIYNFKKCLIIGIQPGNLSFGTEISKEVKESVDKIVLLLAKYLTSQAGRRIYGKNKNQNREY
- a CDS encoding 7-carboxy-7-deazaguanine synthase QueE — protein: MKYNICEIFYSIQGEGKLQGFPFVFIRFSGCNLKCPWCDTKYALKKGYKIEIDEIIKKAGKYRCKNVCITGGEPYLQPLKPILEKLKENNFFVSIETNGTIWQDIKFDWITVSPKKQGKKYHKNGYDEKFIKVASEFKYVITGKDDFKFIDKEIRKNIVLQPVNNDKKISKLIIKYIKENPYLNYQIKLQLHKILKLP
- a CDS encoding DegT/DnrJ/EryC1/StrS family aminotransferase; the protein is MPGRELFGDEELKEVIDVMKRKVIFRYGFEKEREGIFKVVEFENEFSKFIGSKYSLGVSSGSSSLKVALESLNLPKGKEIITQCFTFSATIEAIRESGFIPVLCEIDKTLNMDVDDLKRKINNRTVAIMPVHMMGVPSRIEEICEIAKDRNLKVVEDNCQSTGALYKGKKLGTFGDIGCFSFDYVKVMTTGEGGMVVTDDEELYKQADYYHDHGHPHLPGVSRGEEKKLRDGFNFRMNELQGAIGIAQLKKLPEVIRRHKENKNKIKNGIKNLNGIEFREILDVDGDISTFLTMFLPDKEKAEKLKEKMRERGVAPATLNYWHFTANVEICGGNYPKSQELLERSVVLELKAIMSDEEIEKIIDVMKSF
- a CDS encoding biopolymer transporter ExbD; the protein is MKFKRHYQMTKGELNLTPLVDIIFQQIIYFMLTSSFIMQPGIKIKLPKASTSTETIQKQEIYVSISEEGIIFYNGQPVKLEELEEIFRQEKERRQKLTLVIKADENTKHGRVVQVMDTGRKQGIDKIAVATTPEL
- a CDS encoding TonB family protein, with amino-acid sequence MEPNRLLLKTFTISLFFHIVGISLFSIIFPIPPSKTLPIEVTLLPPAMDKKIQLETTEVLPNLPALETVSQSEKLAQSDNSSEIVKISEEKFTGFPEFIPTTKITGEFEIPQFQVKFPPLPSIIQQAQSEIRTKSNEIIEGPIGERKLIYKEPIEYPDWAEKNGIEGNIKIKFWVKADGKISETEIITSSGYPELDVYTMNKFMKYLFQPINKNEDVWGIITFIFRLK